The following coding sequences lie in one Apium graveolens cultivar Ventura chromosome 1, ASM990537v1, whole genome shotgun sequence genomic window:
- the LOC141664559 gene encoding uncharacterized protein LOC141664559 isoform X4 produces the protein MAKIPPKHNFQGFLNNLQDWESSLKDKDKKLKSQSLSKEKPMGIVGEDRKQREKSASNNSSATQFDYLRNYNAMDNVSSRFMTEGSPIDANSEKELGNAYFKQKKYQEAIDCYSRSIAFLPTAVTYANRAMAYLKLRRFQEAEDDCTEALNLDDRYIKAYSRRSTARKELRKLKESVEDAEFALRLEPHNQEIKRQHAEIKSLYEKEILEKAAASLKSAEQGVQRAAKPVIEMSAQNDSVQPVPRASQNTGVAAMDVDSKKRNHKTGHEELKASVQELAARAATLATAEASKNITPPTSAYQFEVSWRGLSGDRSLQARLLKVTSPVALPRIFKNSLSALILIDIVRCIATIFNEELAMSVKYLESLTNISRFDIIIMCLPSTDKADLVKLWDHTFLNEGTPAEYAGVLSNLRSKYCPSL, from the exons ATGGCCAAAATCCCGCCCAAACAT AATTTTCAGGGGTTCTTAAATAATTTGCAGGACTGGGAATCATCACTCAAAGACAAGGACAAGAAACTAAAGTCTCAATCTTTAAGCAAGGAAAAACCG ATGGGAATAGTCGGTGAAGATAGAAAACAAAGAGAGAAATCTGCATCAAATAATAGTTCAGCTACTCAGTTCGATTACTTAAGAAATTATAATGCAATGGACAACGTATCAAGTCGCTTTATGACAGAAGGGAGTCCTATTGATGCTAATTCGGAAAAAGAGTTG GGTAATGCATATTTCAAGCAGAAGAAATACCAAGAAGCAATTGACTGCTATTCTAGGAGCATTGCATTCTTACCGACCGCGGTAACTTATGCAAACAGAGCAATGGCTTATCTAAAGCTGAGGAG ATTTCAGGAGGCTGAAGATGACTGTACTGAAGCTCTAAATTTAGATGATAGATATATTAAAGCATACTCACGCAGATCAACAGCCAGAAAAGAACTACGGAAACTTAAAGAATCAGTTGAGG ATGCTGAGTTTGCCTTAAGGTTGGAGCCTCACAATCAAGAGATTAAAAGACAGCATGCTGAAATTAAGTCTTTGTATGAAAAG GAGATTCTTGAAAAAGCTGCTGCATCCTTGAAAAGTGCAGAGCAGGGAGTCCAAAGGGCAGCGAAGCCTGTCATAGAAATGAGTGCTCAGAATGATAGTGTCCAACCTGTTCCGAGGGCTTCTCAAAACACAGGTGTGGCTGCAATGGATGTAGATAGTAAAAAG AGAAATCACAAAACTGGCCACGAAGAGTTAAAGGCCTCAGTTCAAGAGCTTGCTGCTCGCGCAGCTACCCTTGCAACAGCTGAagcttccaaaaacataaccCCTCCGACTTCTGCTTATCAGTTTGAGGTTTCTTGGCGAGGACTCTCTGGTGATCGCAGTTTACAGGCACGATTGCTGAAG GTAACATCGCCAGTCGCATTACCTCGGATATTTAAGAATTCTTTATCCGCTCTGATATTAATTGATATAGTTAGGTGCATTGCCACAATATTCAA TGAAGAACTAGCTATGTCAGTCAAATATCTGGAAAGTTTAACCAATATCTCAAGATTCGACATTATCATCATGTGCCTTCCTTCAACAGATAAAGCAG ATCTTGTGAAGCTGTGGGACCACACGTTCTTAAATGAAGGAACTCCAGCAGAGTATGCAGGGGTGCTCAGTAATCTTCGGTCAAAATACTGCCCCTCTTTGTGA
- the LOC141664559 gene encoding uncharacterized protein LOC141664559 isoform X3, with protein sequence MAKIPPKHNFQGFLNNLQDWESSLKDKDKKLKSQSLSKEKPKMGIVGEDRKQREKSASNNSSATQFDYLRNYNAMDNVSSRFMTEGSPIDANSEKELGNAYFKQKKYQEAIDCYSRSIAFLPTAVTYANRAMAYLKLRRFQEAEDDCTEALNLDDRYIKAYSRRSTARKELRKLKESVEDAEFALRLEPHNQEIKRQHAEIKSLYEKEILEKAAASLKSAEQGVQRAAKPVIEMSAQNDSVQPVPRASQNTGVAAMDVDSKKRNHKTGHEELKASVQELAARAATLATAEASKNITPPTSAYQFEVSWRGLSGDRSLQARLLKVTSPVALPRIFKNSLSALILIDIVRCIATIFNEELAMSVKYLESLTNISRFDIIIMCLPSTDKADLVKLWDHTFLNEGTPAEYAGVLSNLRSKYCPSL encoded by the exons ATGGCCAAAATCCCGCCCAAACAT AATTTTCAGGGGTTCTTAAATAATTTGCAGGACTGGGAATCATCACTCAAAGACAAGGACAAGAAACTAAAGTCTCAATCTTTAAGCAAGGAAAAACCG AAGATGGGAATAGTCGGTGAAGATAGAAAACAAAGAGAGAAATCTGCATCAAATAATAGTTCAGCTACTCAGTTCGATTACTTAAGAAATTATAATGCAATGGACAACGTATCAAGTCGCTTTATGACAGAAGGGAGTCCTATTGATGCTAATTCGGAAAAAGAGTTG GGTAATGCATATTTCAAGCAGAAGAAATACCAAGAAGCAATTGACTGCTATTCTAGGAGCATTGCATTCTTACCGACCGCGGTAACTTATGCAAACAGAGCAATGGCTTATCTAAAGCTGAGGAG ATTTCAGGAGGCTGAAGATGACTGTACTGAAGCTCTAAATTTAGATGATAGATATATTAAAGCATACTCACGCAGATCAACAGCCAGAAAAGAACTACGGAAACTTAAAGAATCAGTTGAGG ATGCTGAGTTTGCCTTAAGGTTGGAGCCTCACAATCAAGAGATTAAAAGACAGCATGCTGAAATTAAGTCTTTGTATGAAAAG GAGATTCTTGAAAAAGCTGCTGCATCCTTGAAAAGTGCAGAGCAGGGAGTCCAAAGGGCAGCGAAGCCTGTCATAGAAATGAGTGCTCAGAATGATAGTGTCCAACCTGTTCCGAGGGCTTCTCAAAACACAGGTGTGGCTGCAATGGATGTAGATAGTAAAAAG AGAAATCACAAAACTGGCCACGAAGAGTTAAAGGCCTCAGTTCAAGAGCTTGCTGCTCGCGCAGCTACCCTTGCAACAGCTGAagcttccaaaaacataaccCCTCCGACTTCTGCTTATCAGTTTGAGGTTTCTTGGCGAGGACTCTCTGGTGATCGCAGTTTACAGGCACGATTGCTGAAG GTAACATCGCCAGTCGCATTACCTCGGATATTTAAGAATTCTTTATCCGCTCTGATATTAATTGATATAGTTAGGTGCATTGCCACAATATTCAA TGAAGAACTAGCTATGTCAGTCAAATATCTGGAAAGTTTAACCAATATCTCAAGATTCGACATTATCATCATGTGCCTTCCTTCAACAGATAAAGCAG ATCTTGTGAAGCTGTGGGACCACACGTTCTTAAATGAAGGAACTCCAGCAGAGTATGCAGGGGTGCTCAGTAATCTTCGGTCAAAATACTGCCCCTCTTTGTGA
- the LOC141664559 gene encoding uncharacterized protein LOC141664559 isoform X1, producing MAKIPPKHARDQNQNFQGFLNNLQDWESSLKDKDKKLKSQSLSKEKPKMGIVGEDRKQREKSASNNSSATQFDYLRNYNAMDNVSSRFMTEGSPIDANSEKELGNAYFKQKKYQEAIDCYSRSIAFLPTAVTYANRAMAYLKLRRFQEAEDDCTEALNLDDRYIKAYSRRSTARKELRKLKESVEDAEFALRLEPHNQEIKRQHAEIKSLYEKEILEKAAASLKSAEQGVQRAAKPVIEMSAQNDSVQPVPRASQNTGVAAMDVDSKKRNHKTGHEELKASVQELAARAATLATAEASKNITPPTSAYQFEVSWRGLSGDRSLQARLLKVTSPVALPRIFKNSLSALILIDIVRCIATIFNEELAMSVKYLESLTNISRFDIIIMCLPSTDKADLVKLWDHTFLNEGTPAEYAGVLSNLRSKYCPSL from the exons ATGGCCAAAATCCCGCCCAAACATGCGCGTGATCAAAACcag AATTTTCAGGGGTTCTTAAATAATTTGCAGGACTGGGAATCATCACTCAAAGACAAGGACAAGAAACTAAAGTCTCAATCTTTAAGCAAGGAAAAACCG AAGATGGGAATAGTCGGTGAAGATAGAAAACAAAGAGAGAAATCTGCATCAAATAATAGTTCAGCTACTCAGTTCGATTACTTAAGAAATTATAATGCAATGGACAACGTATCAAGTCGCTTTATGACAGAAGGGAGTCCTATTGATGCTAATTCGGAAAAAGAGTTG GGTAATGCATATTTCAAGCAGAAGAAATACCAAGAAGCAATTGACTGCTATTCTAGGAGCATTGCATTCTTACCGACCGCGGTAACTTATGCAAACAGAGCAATGGCTTATCTAAAGCTGAGGAG ATTTCAGGAGGCTGAAGATGACTGTACTGAAGCTCTAAATTTAGATGATAGATATATTAAAGCATACTCACGCAGATCAACAGCCAGAAAAGAACTACGGAAACTTAAAGAATCAGTTGAGG ATGCTGAGTTTGCCTTAAGGTTGGAGCCTCACAATCAAGAGATTAAAAGACAGCATGCTGAAATTAAGTCTTTGTATGAAAAG GAGATTCTTGAAAAAGCTGCTGCATCCTTGAAAAGTGCAGAGCAGGGAGTCCAAAGGGCAGCGAAGCCTGTCATAGAAATGAGTGCTCAGAATGATAGTGTCCAACCTGTTCCGAGGGCTTCTCAAAACACAGGTGTGGCTGCAATGGATGTAGATAGTAAAAAG AGAAATCACAAAACTGGCCACGAAGAGTTAAAGGCCTCAGTTCAAGAGCTTGCTGCTCGCGCAGCTACCCTTGCAACAGCTGAagcttccaaaaacataaccCCTCCGACTTCTGCTTATCAGTTTGAGGTTTCTTGGCGAGGACTCTCTGGTGATCGCAGTTTACAGGCACGATTGCTGAAG GTAACATCGCCAGTCGCATTACCTCGGATATTTAAGAATTCTTTATCCGCTCTGATATTAATTGATATAGTTAGGTGCATTGCCACAATATTCAA TGAAGAACTAGCTATGTCAGTCAAATATCTGGAAAGTTTAACCAATATCTCAAGATTCGACATTATCATCATGTGCCTTCCTTCAACAGATAAAGCAG ATCTTGTGAAGCTGTGGGACCACACGTTCTTAAATGAAGGAACTCCAGCAGAGTATGCAGGGGTGCTCAGTAATCTTCGGTCAAAATACTGCCCCTCTTTGTGA
- the LOC141664559 gene encoding uncharacterized protein LOC141664559 isoform X5: MAKIPPKHARDQNQNFQGFLNNLQDWESSLKDKDKKLKSQSLSKEKPKMGIVGEDRKQREKSASNNSSATQFDYLRNYNAMDNVSSRFMTEGSPIDANSEKELGNAYFKQKKYQEAIDCYSRSIAFLPTAVTYANRAMAYLKLRRFQEAEDDCTEALNLDDRYIKAYSRRSTARKELRKLKESVEDAEFALRLEPHNQEIKRQHAEIKSLYEKEILEKAAASLKSAEQGVQRAAKPVIEMSAQNDSVQPVPRASQNTGVAAMDVDSKKRNHKTGHEELKASVQELAARAATLATAEASKNITPPTSAYQFEVSWRGLSGDRSLQARLLKVTSPVALPRIFKNSLSALILIDIVRCIATIFKTSYVSQISGKFNQYLKIRHYHHVPSFNR; encoded by the exons ATGGCCAAAATCCCGCCCAAACATGCGCGTGATCAAAACcag AATTTTCAGGGGTTCTTAAATAATTTGCAGGACTGGGAATCATCACTCAAAGACAAGGACAAGAAACTAAAGTCTCAATCTTTAAGCAAGGAAAAACCG AAGATGGGAATAGTCGGTGAAGATAGAAAACAAAGAGAGAAATCTGCATCAAATAATAGTTCAGCTACTCAGTTCGATTACTTAAGAAATTATAATGCAATGGACAACGTATCAAGTCGCTTTATGACAGAAGGGAGTCCTATTGATGCTAATTCGGAAAAAGAGTTG GGTAATGCATATTTCAAGCAGAAGAAATACCAAGAAGCAATTGACTGCTATTCTAGGAGCATTGCATTCTTACCGACCGCGGTAACTTATGCAAACAGAGCAATGGCTTATCTAAAGCTGAGGAG ATTTCAGGAGGCTGAAGATGACTGTACTGAAGCTCTAAATTTAGATGATAGATATATTAAAGCATACTCACGCAGATCAACAGCCAGAAAAGAACTACGGAAACTTAAAGAATCAGTTGAGG ATGCTGAGTTTGCCTTAAGGTTGGAGCCTCACAATCAAGAGATTAAAAGACAGCATGCTGAAATTAAGTCTTTGTATGAAAAG GAGATTCTTGAAAAAGCTGCTGCATCCTTGAAAAGTGCAGAGCAGGGAGTCCAAAGGGCAGCGAAGCCTGTCATAGAAATGAGTGCTCAGAATGATAGTGTCCAACCTGTTCCGAGGGCTTCTCAAAACACAGGTGTGGCTGCAATGGATGTAGATAGTAAAAAG AGAAATCACAAAACTGGCCACGAAGAGTTAAAGGCCTCAGTTCAAGAGCTTGCTGCTCGCGCAGCTACCCTTGCAACAGCTGAagcttccaaaaacataaccCCTCCGACTTCTGCTTATCAGTTTGAGGTTTCTTGGCGAGGACTCTCTGGTGATCGCAGTTTACAGGCACGATTGCTGAAG GTAACATCGCCAGTCGCATTACCTCGGATATTTAAGAATTCTTTATCCGCTCTGATATTAATTGATATAGTTAGGTGCATTGCCACAATATTCAA AACTAGCTATGTCAGTCAAATATCTGGAAAGTTTAACCAATATCTCAAGATTCGACATTATCATCATGTGCCTTCCTTCAACAGATAA
- the LOC141664559 gene encoding uncharacterized protein LOC141664559 isoform X2, which produces MAKIPPKHARDQNQNFQGFLNNLQDWESSLKDKDKKLKSQSLSKEKPMGIVGEDRKQREKSASNNSSATQFDYLRNYNAMDNVSSRFMTEGSPIDANSEKELGNAYFKQKKYQEAIDCYSRSIAFLPTAVTYANRAMAYLKLRRFQEAEDDCTEALNLDDRYIKAYSRRSTARKELRKLKESVEDAEFALRLEPHNQEIKRQHAEIKSLYEKEILEKAAASLKSAEQGVQRAAKPVIEMSAQNDSVQPVPRASQNTGVAAMDVDSKKRNHKTGHEELKASVQELAARAATLATAEASKNITPPTSAYQFEVSWRGLSGDRSLQARLLKVTSPVALPRIFKNSLSALILIDIVRCIATIFNEELAMSVKYLESLTNISRFDIIIMCLPSTDKADLVKLWDHTFLNEGTPAEYAGVLSNLRSKYCPSL; this is translated from the exons ATGGCCAAAATCCCGCCCAAACATGCGCGTGATCAAAACcag AATTTTCAGGGGTTCTTAAATAATTTGCAGGACTGGGAATCATCACTCAAAGACAAGGACAAGAAACTAAAGTCTCAATCTTTAAGCAAGGAAAAACCG ATGGGAATAGTCGGTGAAGATAGAAAACAAAGAGAGAAATCTGCATCAAATAATAGTTCAGCTACTCAGTTCGATTACTTAAGAAATTATAATGCAATGGACAACGTATCAAGTCGCTTTATGACAGAAGGGAGTCCTATTGATGCTAATTCGGAAAAAGAGTTG GGTAATGCATATTTCAAGCAGAAGAAATACCAAGAAGCAATTGACTGCTATTCTAGGAGCATTGCATTCTTACCGACCGCGGTAACTTATGCAAACAGAGCAATGGCTTATCTAAAGCTGAGGAG ATTTCAGGAGGCTGAAGATGACTGTACTGAAGCTCTAAATTTAGATGATAGATATATTAAAGCATACTCACGCAGATCAACAGCCAGAAAAGAACTACGGAAACTTAAAGAATCAGTTGAGG ATGCTGAGTTTGCCTTAAGGTTGGAGCCTCACAATCAAGAGATTAAAAGACAGCATGCTGAAATTAAGTCTTTGTATGAAAAG GAGATTCTTGAAAAAGCTGCTGCATCCTTGAAAAGTGCAGAGCAGGGAGTCCAAAGGGCAGCGAAGCCTGTCATAGAAATGAGTGCTCAGAATGATAGTGTCCAACCTGTTCCGAGGGCTTCTCAAAACACAGGTGTGGCTGCAATGGATGTAGATAGTAAAAAG AGAAATCACAAAACTGGCCACGAAGAGTTAAAGGCCTCAGTTCAAGAGCTTGCTGCTCGCGCAGCTACCCTTGCAACAGCTGAagcttccaaaaacataaccCCTCCGACTTCTGCTTATCAGTTTGAGGTTTCTTGGCGAGGACTCTCTGGTGATCGCAGTTTACAGGCACGATTGCTGAAG GTAACATCGCCAGTCGCATTACCTCGGATATTTAAGAATTCTTTATCCGCTCTGATATTAATTGATATAGTTAGGTGCATTGCCACAATATTCAA TGAAGAACTAGCTATGTCAGTCAAATATCTGGAAAGTTTAACCAATATCTCAAGATTCGACATTATCATCATGTGCCTTCCTTCAACAGATAAAGCAG ATCTTGTGAAGCTGTGGGACCACACGTTCTTAAATGAAGGAACTCCAGCAGAGTATGCAGGGGTGCTCAGTAATCTTCGGTCAAAATACTGCCCCTCTTTGTGA
- the LOC141664590 gene encoding nicotianamine synthase-like: MVCQDLPLVQKVCEIYDKLSKLNSLKPSNDVNTLFTDLVLTCIPPAPIDVTKLCKNVQDIRSNLIKICGEAEGLLESHYSSILGSFDDNPLDHLSIFPYYSNYLKLSLLEFTILTQFCPKLDEPKRVAFIGSGPLPLSSIVLATYHLTNTSFHNYDIDSSANYLASRLVLKDPDLSERMFFHTIDVMEVTSELKEFEVVFLAALVGMDKTDKVSVIDHLAKYMAPGAILMLRSAHGARAFLYPVIDPCDLLGFEVLSVFHPTDDVINSVVIARKLPLPFQSSNPDQQGQLEATLVLPTKCSEIESFIYPLNQISLIEELALEEQMS, encoded by the coding sequence ATGGTTTGCCAGGATTTGCCTTTAGTCCAAAAAGTTTGCGAAATCTATGACAAACTCTCCAAGttaaacagtctcaagccttcCAACGATGTCAACACTCTCTTCACCGATCTCGTTCTCACGTGCATCCCTCCTGCTCCTATTGATGTTACTAAGCTTTGCAAAAATGTTCAGGATATCAGGTCTAATTTAATCAAAATTTGCGGCGAAGCTGAAGGCCTTCTTGAATCTCATTATTCTTCCATTTTAGGGTCATTTGATGACAACCCTTTGGACCATTTGTCCATTTTTCCTTACTACTCCAATTACCTCAAGCTTAGCCTCCTTGAGTTCACTATCTTGACTCAATTTTGTCCCAAACTCGATGAACCGAAACGTGTGGCGTTTATCGGATCCGGTCCCCTCCCGCTCAGCTCTATTGTCTTGGCAACCTACCACTTGACAAACACTAGTTTTCACAACTATGACATTGATAGCTCCGCTAATTACTTGGCTTCTCGTTTGGTTTTAAAGGATCCGGACTTGTCAGAACGGATGTTTTTCCACACGATTGATGTGATGGAGGTAACAAGTGAGTTAAAAGAGTTTGAGGTTGTGTTTCTAGCTGCTTTGGTGGGGATGGACAAGACGGACAAAGTTAGTGTCATTGATCATTTGGCCAAGTACATGGCTCCAGGGGCTATTCTGATGCTGAGGAGCGCTCATGGGGCACGCGCTTTTCTTTATCCTGTGATTGATCCTTGTGATCTTCTAGGTTTTGAAGTTCTCTCTGTGTTTCATCCTACTGATGATGTTATCAACTCCGTTGTTATTGCGCGTAAGTTGCCACTGCCTTTTCAGTCCTCAAATCCTGATCAGCAAGGACAGCTTGAAGCTACTCTTGTTCTTCCTACCAAGTGTTCCGAGATTGAATCATTCATTTACCCTCTCAACCAAATTAGCTTGATTGAGGAATTGGCACTTGAGGAGCAGATGTCATGA